A single region of the Ictalurus punctatus breed USDA103 chromosome 17, Coco_2.0, whole genome shotgun sequence genome encodes:
- the hip1 gene encoding huntingtin-interacting protein 1 isoform X1: MDRMKSSMQQVPNPLPKVLSRRAGGANSLEVERENFERNQAVSINKAINTQEVAVKEKHARTCILGTHHEKGAQTFWAAVNRLPISSNAVLCWKFCHVFHKLLRDGHPNVIKDSVRNKADLNDMSRMWSHLSEGYGKLCSIYLRLLITKMEFHIKNPRFPGNLQMSNRQLEEAGENDVNNFFQLTVEMFDYMECELNLFLTVFSSLDMSRSVSVTAAGQCRLAPLIQVIQDSSHLYDYTVKLLFKLHSCLPAETLQGHRDRFHEQFKKLKSLFYRSSNLQYFKRLIQIPQLPENPPNFLRASALSEHISPVVVIPAETSSPESEHMVETDELVDTDIPPLPCAVESRFDDLFGTSATTDPFNFNSQNGMRKDDKDRLIEQLTAELQALKEELESFRQESGRLCQALRGRVSELEAELAEQSHLKQQALSESEFLKAELDDLRRVKEDTEKEQRSLTEIEKKAQANEQRYTKLKEKYTELVQNHADLLRKNAEVTRQMTVARAAQDEVETVRREMEERLKAAQEAVSQQEKTQAEQLQVLQADLVTSRTELETLKASMTSSQKLSEELSVQLAALETEKAGLVETVTQKDVELAGLGVELERVQSSLAGERESGVKAAEALQNQLNEKESREQALESELISVRWAALRAALEEADRVVQDSLAQLDEPAHISCTSSADYLIPRCQNALECVDRLQSAKDSFVSDNTNVSELVRAVAQLAHLVGDTIVQGSATAHMVSVEQADALTSSVKTCGTEALALIAQLKEQDSLATAGSSGLRAALGNVLATAQKLRPRGLELQQGELGDLVEKEMAATSAAVESAVSRIEEMLNKSRAVDSGVKMEVNERILASCTELMQAIKVLVLASKDLQRDIVEGGRGAVTIKEFYAKNSRWTEGLISASKAVGWGATVMVDAADLVVQGKGKYEELMVCSHEIAASTAQLVAASKVKADKDSPNLARLQQASRGVTQATAGVVASTKSGKSQIEETDTMDFTSMTLTQIKRKEMDSQVRVLELETQLQKERERLGELRKKHYELAGVAEGWGEEQEGTG; encoded by the exons GCTGTGAGCATCAACAAGGCGATTAACACACAGGAAGTTGCCGTCAAAGAAAAGCATGCCAGAA CCTGCATCCTGGGCACCCATCATGAGAAGGGCGCTCAAACTTTCTGGGCAGCCGTCAACCGCCTGCCGATCTCCAGCAACGCGGTGCTCTGCTGGAAATTCTGCCATGTCTTCCACAAACTCCTACGAGACGGCCACCCAAAT GTCATTAAAGACTCTGTGCGGAACAAGGCAGACCTAAACGACATGAGCAGGATGTGG AGCCACCTGAGTGAAGGCTATGGGAAGCTTTGTAGCATCTACCTCAGACTACTCATCACCAAAATGGAGTTTCACATCAAA AACCCGCGTTTCCCTGGCAACCTTCAGATGTCAAACAGGCAGCTCGAAGAAGCGGGTGAAAACGATGTCAATAACTT CTTCCAGTTGACGGTGGAGATGTTTGACTACATGGAGTGTGAGCTGAATCTGTTTCTTACTG TGTTCAGCTCGTTGGACATGTCCCGGTCCGTGTCGGTGACAGCAGCGGGTCAGTGTCGGCTGGCTCCTCTGATCCAAGTCATTCAGGACAGCAGTCACCTGTATGACTACACAGTCAAACTGCTCTTCAAACTGCATTCTT GTCTTCCAGCAGAGACACTGCAGGGGCACAGAGATCGCTTCCATGAGCAGTTTAAAAA ACTGAAGAGCCTGTTCTACCGTTCCAGTAACCTGCAGTATTTTAAAAGGTTGATACAGATCCCACAGCTTCCTGAG AATCCACCAAACTTCCTGCGTGCTTCAGCTCTGTCGGAGCACATCAGTCCAGTGGTGGTGATCCCAGCCGAGACCTCGTCCCCTGAGAGCGAGCACATGGTGGAGACCGACGAACTCGTGGACACGGACATCCCACCCCTGCCG TGTGCCGTGGAGAGCAGGTTCGATGACCTCTTTGGCACCTCGGCTACCACTGATCCCTTCAACTTCAACAGTCAGAATGGCATGCGTAAGGATGACAA AGACAGACTCATCGAGCAGTTGACCGCAGAGCTCCAGGCCCTGAAAGAAGAGTTGGAGTCGTTCAGGCAGGAG AGTGGCCGTCTATGCCAGGCCTTGCGTGGGCGGGTCAGTGAACTGGAGGCGGAGTTAGCCGAGCAGAGCCACCTCAAGCAGCAGGCACTGAGCGAGAGCGAGTTCCTGAAGGCAGAGCTGGACGACCTGCGCCGGGTCAAAGAGGACACCGAGAAGGAGCAGCGTAGCCTCACTGAGATTGAAA AAAAGGCCCAGGCAAATGAGCAGCGCTACACTAAGTTAAAGGAGAAGTACACTGAGCTGGTCCAGAACCATGCTGACCTGCTGAGGAAG aatgcAGAAGTGACTCGGCAGATGACGGTGGCCCGTGCAGCCCAGGATGAGGTGGAGACTGTGAGGCGGGAGATGGAGGAACGACTGAAGGCAGCTCAGGAGGCAGTCAGCCAACAG gagAAAACCCAAGCAGAGCAGCTCCAAGTGCTTCAGGCTGACCTAGTTACCAGCAGAACAGAACTAGAAACCCTCAAAGCCAGCATGACTTCCTCCCAGAAG TTAAGTGAGGAGCTCAGTGTGCAGTTGGCGGCTCTGGAGACCGAGAAGGCCGGGCTTGTGGAGACCGTGACGCAGAAGGATGTGGAGCTGGCAGGACTGGGGGTGGAATTGGAGCGAGTGCAGAGCAGTCTAGCAGGCGAGAGGGAGAGTGGCGTGAAGGCTGCTGAAGCCCTACAGAATCAGCTCAATGAGAAG GAGAGTCGTGAACAGGCTCTGGAGAGTGAGCTCATTTCTGTACGCTGGGCAGCTCTGAGGGCAGCACTGGAGGAGGCAGATAGGGTTGTCCAGGACAGTCTGGCGCAGCTGGATGAGCCTGCACACATAAGCTGCACCAGCTCAGCCG ATTACCTTATACCCAGGTGCCAGAATGCTTTAGAGTGTGTGGACAGACTACAGTCTGCCAAGGACAGCTTCGTATCTGATAACACAA atgTGTCCGAGTTGGTGCGGGCCGTGGCTCAGCTGGCCCACCTGGTGGGTGATACCATTGTACAAGGCAGCGCCACTGCCCACATGGTGTCAGTGGAACAAGCTGACG CTCTAACATCTAGTGTGAAGACATGTGGAACTGAGGCCCTGGCTCTGATCGCTCAGCTGAAGGAGCAGGACTCTCTGGCTACAGCAGGCAGCAGTGGACTCCGAGCAGCTTTGGGCAATGTGCTGGCCACGGCGCAG AAGTTGCGGCCACGGGGTTTGGAGCTGCAGCAGGGAGAACTGGGTGATCTGGTGGAGAAGGAGATGGCAGCCACCTCAGCGGCTGTGGAGTCCGCTGTCTCCAGAATAGAG gaaatgCTGAACAAGTCCCGCGCTGTCGACTCTGGTGTCAAAATGGAAGTGAATGAAAG GATTCTGGCCTCCTGCACAGAGCTCATGCAGGCCATTAAAGTGCTGGTGTTGGCCTCTAAAGATCTGCAGCGCGACATCGTGGAAGGGGGCAGA GGTGCAGTAACTATAAAAGAGTTCTATGCTAAGAACTCCCGCTGGACTGAAGGCCTCATCTCGGCGTCCAAGGCTGTGGGCTGGGGAGCAACTGTGATGGT tgatgCAGCTGATCTGGTGGTGCAAGGGAAAGGGAAATATGAGGAGCTGATGGTGTGCTCACACGAGATAGCCGCTAGTACAGCTCAGCTCGTAGCTGCATCAAAG GTTAAGGCAGACAAGGACAGTCCCAACCTCGCTCGTCTGCAGCAGGCATCTAGAGGAGTCACTCAAGCAACTGCAGGCGTTGTGGCTTCAACCAAGTCTGGAAAATCCCAGATTGAGGAAACTG ACACGATGGATTTCACCAGTATGACACTTACACAGATCAAGAGGAAAGAGATGGACTCCCAG GTGCGTGTGTTGGAGTTGGAGACACAGCTTCAGAAGGAACGCGAGCGTCTCGGTGAGCTGAGGAAGAAGCACTACGAGTTGGCTGGTGTGGCTGAAGGTTGGGGTGAGGAACAGGAGG GAACGGGATGA
- the hip1 gene encoding huntingtin-interacting protein 1 isoform X2, whose translation MDLSKMAVSINKAINTQEVAVKEKHARTCILGTHHEKGAQTFWAAVNRLPISSNAVLCWKFCHVFHKLLRDGHPNVIKDSVRNKADLNDMSRMWSHLSEGYGKLCSIYLRLLITKMEFHIKNPRFPGNLQMSNRQLEEAGENDVNNFFQLTVEMFDYMECELNLFLTVFSSLDMSRSVSVTAAGQCRLAPLIQVIQDSSHLYDYTVKLLFKLHSCLPAETLQGHRDRFHEQFKKLKSLFYRSSNLQYFKRLIQIPQLPENPPNFLRASALSEHISPVVVIPAETSSPESEHMVETDELVDTDIPPLPCAVESRFDDLFGTSATTDPFNFNSQNGMRKDDKDRLIEQLTAELQALKEELESFRQESGRLCQALRGRVSELEAELAEQSHLKQQALSESEFLKAELDDLRRVKEDTEKEQRSLTEIEKKAQANEQRYTKLKEKYTELVQNHADLLRKNAEVTRQMTVARAAQDEVETVRREMEERLKAAQEAVSQQEKTQAEQLQVLQADLVTSRTELETLKASMTSSQKLSEELSVQLAALETEKAGLVETVTQKDVELAGLGVELERVQSSLAGERESGVKAAEALQNQLNEKESREQALESELISVRWAALRAALEEADRVVQDSLAQLDEPAHISCTSSADYLIPRCQNALECVDRLQSAKDSFVSDNTNVSELVRAVAQLAHLVGDTIVQGSATAHMVSVEQADALTSSVKTCGTEALALIAQLKEQDSLATAGSSGLRAALGNVLATAQKLRPRGLELQQGELGDLVEKEMAATSAAVESAVSRIEEMLNKSRAVDSGVKMEVNERILASCTELMQAIKVLVLASKDLQRDIVEGGRGAVTIKEFYAKNSRWTEGLISASKAVGWGATVMVDAADLVVQGKGKYEELMVCSHEIAASTAQLVAASKVKADKDSPNLARLQQASRGVTQATAGVVASTKSGKSQIEETDTMDFTSMTLTQIKRKEMDSQVRVLELETQLQKERERLGELRKKHYELAGVAEGWGEEQEGTG comes from the exons ATGGACTTGAGTAAAATG GCTGTGAGCATCAACAAGGCGATTAACACACAGGAAGTTGCCGTCAAAGAAAAGCATGCCAGAA CCTGCATCCTGGGCACCCATCATGAGAAGGGCGCTCAAACTTTCTGGGCAGCCGTCAACCGCCTGCCGATCTCCAGCAACGCGGTGCTCTGCTGGAAATTCTGCCATGTCTTCCACAAACTCCTACGAGACGGCCACCCAAAT GTCATTAAAGACTCTGTGCGGAACAAGGCAGACCTAAACGACATGAGCAGGATGTGG AGCCACCTGAGTGAAGGCTATGGGAAGCTTTGTAGCATCTACCTCAGACTACTCATCACCAAAATGGAGTTTCACATCAAA AACCCGCGTTTCCCTGGCAACCTTCAGATGTCAAACAGGCAGCTCGAAGAAGCGGGTGAAAACGATGTCAATAACTT CTTCCAGTTGACGGTGGAGATGTTTGACTACATGGAGTGTGAGCTGAATCTGTTTCTTACTG TGTTCAGCTCGTTGGACATGTCCCGGTCCGTGTCGGTGACAGCAGCGGGTCAGTGTCGGCTGGCTCCTCTGATCCAAGTCATTCAGGACAGCAGTCACCTGTATGACTACACAGTCAAACTGCTCTTCAAACTGCATTCTT GTCTTCCAGCAGAGACACTGCAGGGGCACAGAGATCGCTTCCATGAGCAGTTTAAAAA ACTGAAGAGCCTGTTCTACCGTTCCAGTAACCTGCAGTATTTTAAAAGGTTGATACAGATCCCACAGCTTCCTGAG AATCCACCAAACTTCCTGCGTGCTTCAGCTCTGTCGGAGCACATCAGTCCAGTGGTGGTGATCCCAGCCGAGACCTCGTCCCCTGAGAGCGAGCACATGGTGGAGACCGACGAACTCGTGGACACGGACATCCCACCCCTGCCG TGTGCCGTGGAGAGCAGGTTCGATGACCTCTTTGGCACCTCGGCTACCACTGATCCCTTCAACTTCAACAGTCAGAATGGCATGCGTAAGGATGACAA AGACAGACTCATCGAGCAGTTGACCGCAGAGCTCCAGGCCCTGAAAGAAGAGTTGGAGTCGTTCAGGCAGGAG AGTGGCCGTCTATGCCAGGCCTTGCGTGGGCGGGTCAGTGAACTGGAGGCGGAGTTAGCCGAGCAGAGCCACCTCAAGCAGCAGGCACTGAGCGAGAGCGAGTTCCTGAAGGCAGAGCTGGACGACCTGCGCCGGGTCAAAGAGGACACCGAGAAGGAGCAGCGTAGCCTCACTGAGATTGAAA AAAAGGCCCAGGCAAATGAGCAGCGCTACACTAAGTTAAAGGAGAAGTACACTGAGCTGGTCCAGAACCATGCTGACCTGCTGAGGAAG aatgcAGAAGTGACTCGGCAGATGACGGTGGCCCGTGCAGCCCAGGATGAGGTGGAGACTGTGAGGCGGGAGATGGAGGAACGACTGAAGGCAGCTCAGGAGGCAGTCAGCCAACAG gagAAAACCCAAGCAGAGCAGCTCCAAGTGCTTCAGGCTGACCTAGTTACCAGCAGAACAGAACTAGAAACCCTCAAAGCCAGCATGACTTCCTCCCAGAAG TTAAGTGAGGAGCTCAGTGTGCAGTTGGCGGCTCTGGAGACCGAGAAGGCCGGGCTTGTGGAGACCGTGACGCAGAAGGATGTGGAGCTGGCAGGACTGGGGGTGGAATTGGAGCGAGTGCAGAGCAGTCTAGCAGGCGAGAGGGAGAGTGGCGTGAAGGCTGCTGAAGCCCTACAGAATCAGCTCAATGAGAAG GAGAGTCGTGAACAGGCTCTGGAGAGTGAGCTCATTTCTGTACGCTGGGCAGCTCTGAGGGCAGCACTGGAGGAGGCAGATAGGGTTGTCCAGGACAGTCTGGCGCAGCTGGATGAGCCTGCACACATAAGCTGCACCAGCTCAGCCG ATTACCTTATACCCAGGTGCCAGAATGCTTTAGAGTGTGTGGACAGACTACAGTCTGCCAAGGACAGCTTCGTATCTGATAACACAA atgTGTCCGAGTTGGTGCGGGCCGTGGCTCAGCTGGCCCACCTGGTGGGTGATACCATTGTACAAGGCAGCGCCACTGCCCACATGGTGTCAGTGGAACAAGCTGACG CTCTAACATCTAGTGTGAAGACATGTGGAACTGAGGCCCTGGCTCTGATCGCTCAGCTGAAGGAGCAGGACTCTCTGGCTACAGCAGGCAGCAGTGGACTCCGAGCAGCTTTGGGCAATGTGCTGGCCACGGCGCAG AAGTTGCGGCCACGGGGTTTGGAGCTGCAGCAGGGAGAACTGGGTGATCTGGTGGAGAAGGAGATGGCAGCCACCTCAGCGGCTGTGGAGTCCGCTGTCTCCAGAATAGAG gaaatgCTGAACAAGTCCCGCGCTGTCGACTCTGGTGTCAAAATGGAAGTGAATGAAAG GATTCTGGCCTCCTGCACAGAGCTCATGCAGGCCATTAAAGTGCTGGTGTTGGCCTCTAAAGATCTGCAGCGCGACATCGTGGAAGGGGGCAGA GGTGCAGTAACTATAAAAGAGTTCTATGCTAAGAACTCCCGCTGGACTGAAGGCCTCATCTCGGCGTCCAAGGCTGTGGGCTGGGGAGCAACTGTGATGGT tgatgCAGCTGATCTGGTGGTGCAAGGGAAAGGGAAATATGAGGAGCTGATGGTGTGCTCACACGAGATAGCCGCTAGTACAGCTCAGCTCGTAGCTGCATCAAAG GTTAAGGCAGACAAGGACAGTCCCAACCTCGCTCGTCTGCAGCAGGCATCTAGAGGAGTCACTCAAGCAACTGCAGGCGTTGTGGCTTCAACCAAGTCTGGAAAATCCCAGATTGAGGAAACTG ACACGATGGATTTCACCAGTATGACACTTACACAGATCAAGAGGAAAGAGATGGACTCCCAG GTGCGTGTGTTGGAGTTGGAGACACAGCTTCAGAAGGAACGCGAGCGTCTCGGTGAGCTGAGGAAGAAGCACTACGAGTTGGCTGGTGTGGCTGAAGGTTGGGGTGAGGAACAGGAGG GAACGGGATGA